One Brevibacterium spongiae DNA segment encodes these proteins:
- a CDS encoding MFS transporter yields the protein MTPEPQHQRTYTPALLGLVWTAMFGFSAFFFSYSTMVSIAAVSGLSTVTGGSVLTTMMIGVIVAQPFAPWLGRVCGFKAALLGAIALQFLGQLIALLVAPPLLSLVLAGLCGGVGFGLFVVIANAAVPATTAPGRIGKALGFFGGITSLAAAVGAPLGLWLVGTIPITAFRIIVCACLLLAIPTVLKFMTGRSPRRREDAPDPGTPDPGTAADDLAIRSGRNERRSLRWAGRRAGEVLSLVLMLSPFLVGMIVFGIILGFGPGEEVAAPALFIAGMQVSAVIGRFVAGAVADSFPPFALNVLGLGLAAIGLVCAVIFYGGTLFVAMIIIGLGLGTMQSASLIMAFASVSTPSRASVAWNMNFDIGLAIAGVVGGLGFTYLGSASTFLLCALVLLLAGALSWIARTLQMRNSGRD from the coding sequence ATGACCCCGGAACCTCAGCATCAGCGCACCTACACCCCGGCCCTGCTCGGGCTGGTGTGGACGGCGATGTTCGGGTTCTCCGCGTTCTTCTTCAGCTATTCGACGATGGTCTCGATCGCCGCGGTCAGCGGGCTCTCGACGGTCACCGGCGGATCGGTGCTCACGACCATGATGATCGGAGTCATCGTCGCCCAACCCTTCGCCCCCTGGCTGGGACGCGTGTGCGGGTTCAAGGCCGCACTGTTGGGTGCCATCGCACTGCAGTTCCTCGGCCAGCTCATTGCTCTCCTCGTCGCCCCGCCGCTGCTGTCCCTCGTCCTGGCAGGACTCTGCGGTGGCGTCGGGTTCGGGCTCTTCGTCGTCATCGCCAATGCGGCAGTGCCGGCGACGACCGCCCCGGGCCGCATCGGCAAGGCGCTCGGCTTCTTCGGTGGGATCACCTCATTGGCCGCCGCAGTCGGTGCGCCGCTGGGACTGTGGCTGGTGGGCACCATTCCGATCACAGCCTTCCGCATCATCGTCTGCGCCTGTCTCCTCCTCGCCATCCCGACGGTGCTGAAATTCATGACCGGGCGGTCGCCTCGGCGCCGGGAAGACGCACCCGATCCCGGCACACCCGATCCCGGTACAGCTGCCGATGACCTCGCCATCCGATCGGGGCGCAATGAGCGGCGCAGCCTGCGGTGGGCGGGGCGTCGGGCCGGAGAGGTGCTCAGCCTCGTACTCATGCTCTCCCCATTCCTCGTCGGCATGATCGTCTTCGGCATCATCCTCGGCTTCGGACCCGGCGAGGAGGTGGCCGCCCCGGCGCTGTTCATCGCCGGCATGCAGGTCTCAGCGGTCATCGGACGCTTCGTCGCAGGCGCCGTCGCCGACAGCTTCCCACCCTTCGCGCTCAATGTCCTCGGCCTTGGGCTGGCCGCGATCGGCCTCGTGTGTGCCGTGATCTTCTACGGCGGGACACTGTTCGTGGCGATGATCATCATCGGACTGGGGCTGGGCACCATGCAGTCGGCGAGCCTCATCATGGCCTTCGCCTCGGTGAGCACGCCGAGTCGCGCCAGCGTCGCGTGGAACATGAACTTCGACATCGGGCTGGCCATCGCCGGTGTCGTCGGCGGGCTCGGCTTCACCTACCTCGGTTCGGCTTCGACGTTCCTGCTCTGTGCCTTGGTGCTGCTGCTTGCCGGGGCGCTGTCGTGGATCGCGCGGACCCTGCAGATGCGCAACTCCGGTCGCGACTGA
- a CDS encoding helix-turn-helix transcriptional regulator, translating to MVPRIWSGNELADRLGVSPRTVRSDIDALREIGYSIEGTRGSDGGYRLTPNGSTIPPLLLNTDEAVAVAVGLHSGLSCIIGGMEEISARALAKLESILPDAVRTRVHNLAHFTVPLAENQPVPIVEPALIVTLIDHCHRHERLRFTYRSEASEATGRVEDVHLEVEPYRLVNRLHRWYLLAYAPEVEEWRVFHAEHILPKSPSGPRFDPRPLPAEDIGDYVERRVPGSRWRHSAQAIVNAPAAEAAQSLAPAEATVEALADNRCLVTVGGQSIATMALCLARLDVDFTVVDNHELSEFLRRLSHRLERAASEEGISDSAVSAHSE from the coding sequence ATGGTGCCCCGCATATGGTCTGGAAATGAACTGGCTGATCGTCTGGGCGTGAGTCCGCGCACCGTCCGGAGCGATATCGATGCTCTGCGCGAAATCGGCTATTCCATCGAGGGGACCCGCGGTTCCGACGGCGGGTATCGCCTCACCCCGAACGGCTCCACCATTCCTCCTCTGCTCCTCAACACCGACGAAGCGGTGGCTGTCGCCGTCGGACTCCATTCGGGGCTGAGCTGCATCATCGGCGGGATGGAGGAGATTTCGGCTCGAGCGCTGGCGAAGCTCGAGAGCATTCTCCCGGACGCAGTCCGCACCAGGGTGCACAATCTCGCGCATTTCACCGTTCCCCTCGCCGAGAACCAGCCGGTGCCGATCGTCGAACCCGCACTCATCGTCACACTCATCGACCACTGTCACCGACACGAACGTCTGCGCTTCACTTATCGCAGCGAGGCCTCCGAAGCCACAGGCCGCGTCGAGGACGTGCACCTCGAGGTCGAGCCCTATCGGCTCGTCAACAGGCTTCATCGTTGGTACCTGCTCGCGTATGCGCCCGAGGTCGAGGAGTGGCGGGTCTTTCACGCTGAGCACATCCTGCCGAAGTCACCGAGCGGACCGCGCTTCGACCCGCGGCCGCTTCCTGCCGAGGACATCGGCGACTATGTCGAACGGCGCGTGCCGGGGTCACGCTGGCGACACTCGGCGCAAGCCATCGTCAATGCCCCGGCCGCCGAGGCGGCGCAGTCGCTGGCACCGGCCGAAGCCACGGTCGAAGCCCTCGCAGACAATCGCTGCCTGGTGACCGTCGGCGGGCAGAGTATCGCCACCATGGCCCTGTGTCTGGCACGCCTGGATGTCGATTTCACCGTCGTCGACAATCACGAACTCAGCGAATTCCTGCGCCGACTCTCACACAGGCTGGAAAGAGCAGCGTCCGAGGAAGGAATCTCTGACAGCGCTGTTTCGGCACATTCCGAGTGA
- a CDS encoding NUDIX hydrolase, with the protein MNDIRVSALVLLHPEREELLMVRKSGTTSFMLPGGKPEDGESAEDTIIREIAEELGLELHPDRLQALGTFTAAAANEADHRVIGDVFCYDGLPETLDVENIAHLAEIAEAGWFPIDPLPADSNARQFAPLTRSEVIPALHAAGRAVG; encoded by the coding sequence GTGAACGATATCCGCGTCTCCGCGCTCGTCCTCCTCCACCCGGAGCGGGAGGAGCTGCTCATGGTCCGCAAGTCGGGCACCACGTCGTTCATGCTTCCCGGCGGCAAACCCGAGGACGGGGAATCCGCCGAAGACACCATCATCAGAGAGATCGCCGAGGAGCTCGGGCTCGAACTGCACCCCGATCGCCTGCAGGCCCTGGGCACCTTCACCGCCGCTGCCGCGAACGAGGCCGACCACCGGGTCATCGGCGATGTGTTCTGCTACGACGGGCTGCCGGAGACGCTCGATGTCGAGAACATTGCGCATCTGGCCGAGATCGCCGAAGCCGGCTGGTTCCCGATCGACCCGCTTCCTGCGGATTCGAACGCCCGCCAGTTCGCGCCGTTGACGCGCAGCGAGGTGATTCCGGCTCTGCACGCCGCCGGCCGGGCGGTCGGCTGA
- a CDS encoding DNA-3-methyladenine glycosylase I, whose product MDEEPQSAADGGAVVGEDGLARTPWAYGDPMLLSYYDTEWGLPIHDEAGLFERMSLEGFQAGLSWLTILKKRERFREVFAGFDPETVAGFGETEIDTLLGDAGIIRHRGKIEACINNAARVIELRDDGGLDAFLWSFTPAQTPRPRTLAEIPTTSPESVALSKALKKKGFRFVGPTTMYALMEAIGMVDTHLLDSHRRGTSGVWSQ is encoded by the coding sequence ATGGACGAAGAACCACAGTCAGCCGCCGACGGGGGAGCCGTCGTCGGTGAGGACGGGCTGGCCCGCACCCCGTGGGCGTACGGCGACCCGATGCTCTTGAGCTACTACGACACCGAATGGGGACTGCCCATCCACGACGAGGCGGGACTGTTCGAGCGGATGAGCCTCGAAGGGTTCCAAGCTGGGCTCTCATGGCTGACGATCCTGAAGAAGCGGGAGCGCTTCCGTGAGGTCTTCGCCGGTTTCGATCCCGAGACCGTGGCGGGCTTCGGCGAGACAGAGATCGACACGCTGCTCGGCGACGCCGGCATCATCCGCCACCGCGGGAAGATCGAAGCCTGCATCAACAACGCCGCACGCGTCATCGAGCTGCGTGACGACGGAGGCCTCGATGCGTTCCTGTGGTCGTTCACACCCGCACAGACTCCACGCCCTCGAACCCTCGCCGAGATCCCGACCACCTCGCCGGAATCCGTGGCACTGTCGAAGGCGCTGAAGAAGAAGGGATTCCGCTTCGTGGGACCGACGACGATGTACGCGCTCATGGAAGCCATCGGAATGGTCGACACCCACCTTCTCGACTCGCACCGTCGCGGCACGTCAGGGGTGTGGTCGCAGTGA
- a CDS encoding aspartate dehydrogenase domain-containing protein has protein sequence MTSVLLIGFGAIGRHVAQLLAPEITSGSVRLTALVSDTAKHFGRPDHGAEVVDLPTLNVGLHEPSPAEESSTGSPSPRMFDAFDIIVECAGVPAAAELGPAVIASGKPLVLTSVGALADPDARANLLAGPGRLHVTNGAIGGLDVLEAAAQAGGLDTIEITTSKEATGLIRPWMSETEAERLRALAPEDGPLTVFTGNPAEAIEKFPANVNIAVALAWATRGTDPATTDADLLAAALERVQVELQAVAGQTQSAHQIRASGSAGEFAFDIRSTPSPENPATSGLTALSVTRTLRYAMAG, from the coding sequence ATGACCTCTGTGCTGCTCATCGGATTCGGCGCCATCGGCCGCCACGTCGCCCAGCTTCTCGCTCCGGAGATCACGTCCGGTTCGGTGAGACTGACTGCCCTGGTCTCGGATACGGCCAAGCACTTCGGTCGTCCCGATCACGGCGCCGAGGTGGTCGACCTCCCCACGCTGAACGTGGGACTCCATGAACCGAGTCCGGCGGAGGAATCTTCGACCGGTTCACCGTCACCGAGGATGTTCGACGCCTTCGACATCATCGTCGAATGCGCCGGGGTTCCGGCCGCCGCCGAACTCGGTCCCGCTGTCATCGCCTCAGGCAAGCCGCTTGTGCTCACGAGCGTCGGCGCACTCGCCGACCCTGACGCTCGTGCGAACCTGCTCGCCGGACCCGGGCGCCTGCATGTGACGAACGGTGCCATCGGCGGACTCGACGTCCTCGAGGCAGCGGCTCAGGCCGGTGGCCTCGACACCATCGAGATCACGACGTCGAAAGAGGCGACCGGGCTCATCAGACCGTGGATGTCCGAGACCGAGGCCGAACGACTGCGCGCCCTTGCCCCGGAAGATGGCCCCCTGACCGTGTTCACGGGCAATCCCGCCGAGGCGATCGAGAAGTTCCCCGCCAACGTCAATATCGCCGTCGCCTTGGCCTGGGCCACCCGCGGCACTGACCCAGCCACGACCGACGCCGATCTTCTCGCCGCAGCCCTCGAGCGGGTGCAGGTCGAGCTCCAGGCCGTGGCCGGTCAGACTCAGTCCGCCCACCAGATCCGGGCGTCCGGCTCGGCCGGCGAGTTCGCCTTCGACATCCGCTCAACACCGAGCCCGGAGAACCCCGCCACCAGCGGACTCACTGCTTTATCGGTCACTCGCACTCTGCGTTATGCGATGGCGGGGTGA
- the betT gene encoding choline BCCT transporter BetT, whose amino-acid sequence MSASVDTPPGEPKGDAKGGAKPSLPPVNKRVFLAAALVALAITVWALISPSNAEGVLGAVVGWTSDWFGWFYVLLVLAVLVFVIYLAASRYGNTKLGPEHSKPEFGLVAWASMLFAAGISTDLMFFAVSEPVTMYLTPPSTEAETVDAAREATVWALFHYGLSGWGLYALMGMALAYFAYRMNMPLAIRSALAPIFGKRVHGVLGETVDFAALLGTIFGVATSLGIGVVMVNVGLNTVFGVPIGTATQVGIVVVGVGVATLSAVSGVDKGIKFLSILNVILAIGLSLWVLVAGNTQFLLNAFVLNITDFFRLFPNMAGQTFAFEDTGTWMTDWTLFFWAWWIAFASFVGLFLARISRGRTIRQFVLGTLTIPFIYIFMWISIYGNSALDLIRSGDKKFGEAVVLSPEGGFYDLLSRYPAFAFIAGLATVTALLFYVTTADSAALVMANLSSNLRNPSEDGRAGLRIFWALATGALTIAMLLVGGVGALQNATVIMGLPFAFVVILVMIGLYKALRVEAHRVDSVDTSLPASLARRSRGPGHETWQRQLGRVLSFPNESRAREFEQKVLTPTLTEVAAEMEGRGISSRCGRVDSEGVFVDDGELIQFEVDGEGEYPFRYQVWPHKVSVPSFGGIVPRGTGEDYYRIEVYLDGGTGQGYDIMGYSKEQIIDDVLDKYERHVEFLQLQENIAHGED is encoded by the coding sequence ATGTCAGCATCAGTCGACACCCCGCCGGGTGAGCCGAAGGGAGACGCGAAGGGCGGTGCAAAGCCCTCGCTGCCTCCGGTGAATAAGCGAGTCTTCCTCGCCGCGGCTCTCGTGGCCCTCGCGATCACCGTGTGGGCTCTCATCTCGCCGTCCAACGCTGAGGGGGTGCTCGGCGCCGTCGTCGGGTGGACCTCCGACTGGTTCGGCTGGTTCTACGTTCTGCTCGTCCTCGCCGTGCTCGTCTTCGTCATCTACCTCGCCGCCTCCCGCTACGGCAATACGAAGTTGGGGCCCGAACATTCGAAGCCCGAATTCGGGCTCGTCGCCTGGGCGTCGATGCTCTTCGCCGCCGGCATCAGCACAGACCTCATGTTCTTCGCCGTGTCCGAACCGGTCACGATGTACCTCACTCCGCCGAGCACCGAAGCCGAGACCGTCGATGCCGCTCGTGAGGCCACGGTGTGGGCGCTGTTCCACTACGGTCTGAGCGGCTGGGGCCTCTACGCGCTCATGGGCATGGCCCTGGCGTACTTCGCCTACCGGATGAACATGCCGCTGGCGATCCGCTCGGCGCTCGCCCCGATCTTCGGCAAGCGGGTGCACGGCGTGCTCGGCGAAACCGTCGACTTCGCGGCCCTGCTGGGAACGATCTTCGGTGTGGCCACCTCGTTGGGCATCGGCGTCGTCATGGTCAACGTCGGCCTCAACACTGTCTTCGGTGTCCCGATCGGCACCGCCACCCAGGTCGGCATCGTCGTCGTCGGCGTCGGAGTCGCGACCCTGTCGGCCGTCTCGGGCGTGGACAAGGGCATCAAGTTCCTCTCCATCCTCAACGTCATCCTCGCCATCGGTCTGAGCCTGTGGGTGCTCGTGGCCGGCAATACGCAGTTCCTGCTCAACGCCTTCGTGCTCAACATCACCGACTTCTTCCGGCTGTTCCCGAACATGGCCGGGCAGACCTTCGCCTTCGAGGACACCGGCACGTGGATGACCGACTGGACCCTGTTCTTCTGGGCCTGGTGGATCGCCTTCGCCTCGTTCGTCGGTCTGTTCCTCGCCCGCATCTCCCGCGGACGGACCATCCGCCAGTTCGTGCTGGGCACCCTGACGATTCCGTTCATCTACATCTTCATGTGGATCTCGATCTACGGAAACTCCGCACTCGACCTCATCCGCAGCGGGGACAAGAAGTTCGGCGAGGCGGTCGTGCTCAGCCCCGAGGGCGGCTTCTACGACCTGCTCTCCCGCTACCCGGCCTTCGCCTTCATCGCGGGCCTGGCGACGGTCACAGCGCTGCTGTTCTATGTCACCACCGCGGACTCCGCGGCCCTGGTGATGGCGAACCTGTCGTCGAATCTGCGCAACCCGTCCGAGGACGGCCGCGCCGGTCTGCGCATCTTCTGGGCACTGGCGACCGGTGCCCTGACGATCGCGATGCTGCTTGTCGGAGGGGTCGGGGCGCTGCAGAACGCGACGGTGATCATGGGCCTGCCCTTCGCCTTCGTCGTCATCCTCGTCATGATCGGGTTGTACAAAGCACTGCGGGTCGAAGCGCACCGTGTCGACAGTGTTGACACGAGCCTGCCGGCCTCCCTGGCTCGCCGTTCCCGCGGACCCGGTCACGAGACGTGGCAGCGCCAGCTCGGCCGTGTCCTGTCCTTCCCGAACGAGTCCCGGGCCAGGGAGTTCGAGCAGAAGGTGCTCACCCCGACCCTCACCGAGGTGGCCGCAGAGATGGAAGGACGTGGCATCTCCTCCCGGTGCGGTCGCGTCGACAGCGAGGGAGTGTTCGTCGACGACGGCGAACTCATCCAGTTCGAGGTCGACGGAGAAGGGGAGTACCCCTTCCGGTACCAGGTGTGGCCGCACAAGGTCAGCGTGCCCTCGTTCGGCGGCATAGTTCCGCGCGGAACCGGTGAGGACTACTACCGCATTGAGGTCTACCTCGACGGCGGCACCGGTCAGGGCTACGACATCATGGGCTACTCGAAGGAGCAGATCATCGATGACGTGCTGGATAAGTACGAACGCCACGTCGAATTCCTGCAGCTGCAGGAGAACATCGCCCACGGCGAGGACTGA
- a CDS encoding short-chain fatty acid transporter produces MSAPKPSTQVNVAASKGVMRPINRFLEQWIPSALTFAIVLTLIVAVLALIFTDAGPAEVVTGWGEGLAGLLEFMTQMCLILLLGHILANTGPVRKLLAWLARVPSNATFAYVFVFLVAAIASLITWGLGLVVGALLAREIAVQSRERGIKVHFPLLVAAGYSGFVVWHMGYSGSGPLTAATPDSFLSESLGGKTVPVSETIFAGWNLLAILGVIIVCGLLFLLIAPKPGAPVYELPASVSSEKQSQVDDEVVTPADRIDASRILTLIVGLALVVYLIIHFAQGGGLTLDIVNWSFLALIFLLVRNPFELIHLTKGAASNVGEILLQFPLYAGILGIMSTTGLIAVFSDAFVSISNPTTFGVLALLSAGLVNFFVPSGGGQFAVQGPIMLDAANQLGVDPTIAIMAVSYGDQWTNMLQPFWALPVLAIAGLKMRDILGYTVITFLGAGVVMAAALFFVSL; encoded by the coding sequence ATGTCGGCACCGAAGCCGTCAACCCAGGTCAACGTCGCAGCCTCGAAGGGGGTCATGCGGCCGATCAACCGATTCCTCGAACAATGGATACCGTCGGCACTGACCTTCGCCATCGTTCTCACCCTCATCGTCGCGGTCCTCGCGCTGATCTTCACCGATGCCGGCCCGGCCGAGGTCGTCACCGGGTGGGGTGAGGGGCTGGCGGGTCTGCTCGAGTTCATGACGCAGATGTGTCTGATCCTTCTGCTCGGGCACATCCTCGCCAACACCGGACCGGTGCGGAAGCTGCTGGCCTGGCTGGCCCGGGTGCCGAGCAACGCTACCTTCGCCTATGTCTTCGTCTTCCTCGTCGCCGCCATCGCCAGCCTCATCACCTGGGGCCTAGGCCTCGTCGTCGGTGCGCTGCTGGCCCGCGAGATCGCGGTGCAGTCGCGTGAGCGCGGCATCAAGGTCCACTTCCCGCTGCTCGTGGCCGCAGGCTATTCGGGCTTCGTCGTCTGGCACATGGGCTATTCGGGATCGGGTCCGCTGACCGCGGCCACCCCTGATTCGTTCCTCTCCGAATCCCTCGGCGGGAAGACAGTTCCCGTGTCCGAGACGATCTTCGCCGGCTGGAACCTGCTGGCCATCCTCGGCGTCATCATCGTCTGCGGTCTCCTCTTCCTCCTCATCGCCCCCAAACCCGGCGCACCGGTCTACGAACTGCCCGCCTCGGTGTCCTCGGAGAAGCAGTCACAGGTCGACGATGAGGTCGTCACCCCGGCTGACCGCATCGACGCCTCGCGCATCCTCACCCTCATCGTCGGTCTCGCGCTCGTCGTCTACCTGATCATCCACTTCGCCCAGGGCGGGGGACTGACCCTCGACATCGTCAACTGGTCGTTCCTCGCGCTCATCTTCCTCCTCGTGCGCAACCCCTTCGAGCTCATCCACCTGACGAAGGGAGCCGCCTCGAACGTCGGCGAGATCCTGCTGCAGTTCCCGCTCTATGCGGGCATCCTCGGCATCATGTCGACTACCGGCCTCATCGCCGTGTTCTCCGATGCTTTCGTCTCGATCTCGAACCCCACCACCTTCGGTGTCCTCGCCCTGCTCTCCGCTGGCCTCGTGAACTTCTTCGTCCCCTCCGGCGGCGGACAGTTCGCCGTGCAGGGGCCGATCATGCTCGATGCGGCCAACCAGCTCGGCGTCGATCCCACGATCGCCATCATGGCGGTGTCCTACGGTGACCAGTGGACGAACATGCTGCAGCCGTTCTGGGCCCTGCCGGTGCTGGCGATCGCCGGGCTGAAGATGCGCGACATCCTCGGCTACACAGTCATCACGTTCCTCGGTGCAGGGGTGGTGATGGCAGCCGCGCTCTTCTTCGTCTCTCTCTGA
- a CDS encoding NAD-dependent succinate-semialdehyde dehydrogenase translates to MTSTMYRVTNPATGEVAEEFATNTDSEILAALDRSATAFTEWGRTPVAERAAILTRVSEIYAERAEELAEVIRLEMGKSVPEGKGEVQLSSMIYKYFADNAEAFMADEPLRGPKDATAMIRRKPVGSLLGIMPWNFPYYQVARFAAPNLALGNTILLKHAPQCPRSAAIMEEIFIDAGLPEGAYINIYASNEQVAEIILPDPRNHGVSLTGSERAGAAVAAEAGKNLKKVVLELGGSDPYILLDSADVKASARTFFRTRMGNTGQACNSPKRMIVMDDLYDDFVSSITEEAKKSTPADPSEEGSRLSPLSSVAAADRFVEQVQDTVSQGATLLAGGKRYDGGGAYVEPVVLTDVKKGMRGYYEELFGPAVIVYRVSSEEEAVELANDTPFGLGAAVFSGDIERAERVGSQIDSGMVFLNAPEGSREFLPFGGVKRSGVGRELGPLAMDEFVNKQLVYKQH, encoded by the coding sequence ATGACCAGCACCATGTACCGTGTGACCAACCCGGCGACCGGCGAAGTCGCCGAAGAGTTCGCCACCAACACCGATTCCGAGATCCTCGCCGCGCTCGACCGATCGGCCACGGCCTTCACCGAGTGGGGCCGGACCCCGGTGGCCGAACGCGCTGCCATCCTCACCCGCGTCTCGGAGATCTACGCCGAACGCGCCGAGGAGCTCGCCGAGGTCATCCGGCTCGAAATGGGCAAGTCCGTTCCCGAGGGCAAGGGCGAGGTCCAGCTGAGCTCGATGATCTACAAGTACTTCGCCGACAACGCCGAGGCGTTCATGGCCGATGAGCCGCTGCGCGGACCCAAGGACGCCACCGCGATGATCCGCCGCAAGCCGGTCGGCTCGCTGCTGGGCATCATGCCGTGGAACTTCCCCTACTACCAGGTCGCCCGCTTCGCCGCCCCGAACCTGGCCCTGGGCAATACGATCCTGCTCAAGCACGCCCCGCAGTGCCCGCGCTCGGCCGCGATCATGGAAGAGATCTTCATCGACGCCGGCCTGCCCGAAGGCGCCTACATCAACATCTATGCGAGCAACGAGCAGGTCGCCGAGATCATCCTGCCCGATCCGCGCAACCACGGAGTGTCCCTGACCGGATCCGAACGCGCCGGTGCCGCCGTCGCCGCCGAGGCGGGCAAGAACCTCAAGAAGGTCGTCCTCGAGCTCGGCGGATCCGACCCCTACATCCTCCTCGACTCCGCCGATGTCAAGGCCTCGGCGAGGACCTTCTTCCGCACCCGCATGGGCAACACCGGGCAGGCGTGCAACTCGCCGAAGCGGATGATCGTCATGGATGACCTCTACGACGACTTCGTCTCCTCCATCACCGAGGAGGCCAAGAAGTCCACCCCCGCAGACCCGAGTGAAGAGGGCTCCCGCCTGTCACCGCTGTCGTCGGTGGCCGCGGCCGACCGCTTCGTCGAACAGGTCCAGGACACCGTCAGCCAGGGTGCGACCCTGCTCGCCGGCGGCAAGCGCTACGACGGGGGCGGCGCCTACGTCGAACCCGTCGTCCTCACCGATGTGAAGAAGGGGATGCGCGGCTACTACGAAGAGCTCTTCGGCCCCGCCGTCATCGTCTACCGGGTCAGCAGCGAGGAAGAGGCCGTGGAGCTGGCCAACGACACCCCGTTCGGCCTCGGCGCGGCAGTGTTCTCCGGCGATATCGAGCGGGCCGAACGCGTCGGCTCGCAGATCGATTCGGGTATGGTCTTCCTCAACGCCCCCGAGGGCTCCCGCGAATTCCTGCCCTTCGGCGGAGTCAAGCGCTCCGGAGTCGGCCGCGAGCTCGGACCGCTGGCCATGGACGAATTCGTCAACAAGCAGCTCGTGTACAAGCAGCACTGA
- the aztD gene encoding zinc metallochaperone AztD, with the protein MMKRPQMLIGAAVAASALLLGGCQPGDDTTDYDAVGKDEKTSGTESEADGEGSGDGHAQELAGAQPRLVATYDGGIMTLDATTLEVVSETKLEGFNRLNPVGDDRHLMVSVAEGFRLFDAGVWTQPHGDHTHSYAADPVLTDTVFGTELPGHVVSHDGSTVLFGDGDGKIQTFDTEDFAEEKPTPKVSEVDEPHHGVAVRLSDGSTLHTIGTEDERTGAKVIDESGKELARSEDCPGVHGEAAAKDEIIALGCEDGILLFKDGKFEKLDAPDDYGRIGNQAGDEDSRFILGDYKVDEDAELERPERVSVTDTKKGRLSLVDLGTSYSFRSLGRGPEGEGVVLTTDGTLKIIDPATASVTDEYPVIDEWEEPVEWQKARPTLFVQGEVAYVTDPAKQTIHIVDLDSGEVMASEKLPHATNELTGVAG; encoded by the coding sequence ATGATGAAACGACCTCAGATGCTCATCGGAGCCGCCGTGGCCGCCTCGGCGCTGCTGCTCGGCGGATGCCAGCCCGGTGATGACACGACCGATTACGACGCTGTCGGGAAAGATGAGAAGACCTCCGGCACCGAATCCGAAGCAGACGGGGAGGGGTCCGGAGACGGCCACGCCCAGGAGCTCGCGGGCGCCCAGCCCCGGCTCGTCGCCACCTACGACGGCGGCATCATGACCCTGGACGCGACGACTCTCGAGGTCGTCTCCGAGACGAAGCTCGAAGGCTTCAACCGTCTCAATCCGGTCGGCGACGACCGCCACCTCATGGTCTCCGTGGCCGAAGGCTTCCGCCTCTTCGACGCCGGTGTGTGGACCCAGCCCCACGGCGATCACACCCACAGCTACGCCGCAGACCCCGTGCTCACCGACACCGTCTTCGGCACCGAACTGCCCGGCCACGTCGTCAGCCATGACGGCTCCACAGTGCTCTTCGGCGACGGCGACGGCAAGATCCAGACCTTCGACACCGAGGACTTCGCTGAGGAGAAGCCGACCCCGAAGGTCTCCGAGGTCGACGAACCGCACCACGGAGTCGCCGTGCGACTCTCCGACGGGTCGACCCTGCACACGATCGGCACCGAGGATGAGCGGACCGGGGCGAAGGTCATCGACGAATCGGGCAAGGAGCTCGCCCGCAGCGAAGACTGCCCCGGCGTCCACGGAGAAGCGGCGGCGAAGGATGAGATCATCGCCCTCGGCTGCGAAGACGGCATCCTGCTGTTCAAGGACGGGAAGTTCGAGAAGCTTGACGCCCCGGACGACTACGGCCGCATCGGCAACCAGGCGGGCGATGAGGACTCCCGCTTCATCCTCGGCGACTACAAGGTCGATGAGGACGCCGAACTCGAACGGCCCGAGCGTGTGAGCGTGACGGATACGAAGAAGGGCAGACTCTCGCTCGTCGACCTCGGCACCTCCTACAGCTTCCGCTCGCTGGGTCGCGGCCCCGAAGGGGAGGGCGTCGTCCTGACCACGGACGGCACGTTGAAGATCATCGACCCGGCGACCGCCTCGGTGACGGACGAATACCCGGTCATCGACGAATGGGAAGAGCCCGTCGAATGGCAGAAGGCCCGCCCGACCCTCTTCGTCCAGGGCGAAGTCGCCTACGTCACCGACCCGGCGAAGCAGACGATCCACATCGTCGATCTCGACAGCGGTGAGGTCATGGCCAGCGAGAAGCTGCCGCACGCGACGAACGAACTCACCGGGGTCGCCGGGTGA
- a CDS encoding nuclear transport factor 2 family protein: MASVTELVKRYYTTVDAGDADATSALFSTGASYDRPGYPTMVGSQITDFYHGERVIESGSHSLQEILVEGDRASSRGIFSGRLKDGTETSVGFADFFLFDTEGLIAERTTYFYQAAV; the protein is encoded by the coding sequence ATGGCCAGTGTGACTGAACTTGTGAAGCGTTACTACACCACCGTCGATGCCGGAGATGCCGACGCCACCTCGGCGCTGTTCTCAACCGGCGCCAGCTATGACCGTCCCGGCTACCCGACGATGGTCGGCAGCCAGATCACGGACTTCTACCACGGCGAGCGGGTCATCGAATCCGGTTCGCACTCTCTGCAGGAGATCCTCGTCGAAGGTGACCGGGCGTCGAGCCGCGGCATCTTCAGCGGTCGACTCAAGGACGGCACCGAGACCTCGGTGGGCTTCGCCGACTTCTTCCTCTTCGACACCGAAGGGCTCATCGCCGAACGCACCACATACTTCTACCAAGCCGCCGTCTGA